The following proteins are co-located in the Diaphorobacter sp. HDW4B genome:
- a CDS encoding GMP reductase, with amino-acid sequence MEIFDYDNILLLPRKCRVESRSECDASVELGGHTFRLPAVPANMKTVVDENICTWLAQNGYFYVMHRFDLDNVQFTKDMHAKGCFASISLGVKQPDYDTVDEFVGEGITPEYITIDIAHGHADSVKNMIGYLKEKLPKSFVIAGNVGTPEAVIDLENWGADATKVGIGPGKVCITKLKTGFGTGGWQLSALKWCARVATKPIIADGGIRSHGDIAKSIRFGASMVMIGSLFAGHEESPGKTVEENGQRFKEYYGSASDFNKGEYKHVEGKRILEPVKGNLANTLIEMEQDVQSSISYAGGKKLMDIRKVNYVILGGDNAGEHLLM; translated from the coding sequence ATGGAAATCTTTGACTACGACAACATCCTGCTTTTGCCCCGCAAGTGCCGCGTGGAAAGCCGCTCGGAATGCGATGCCAGCGTGGAACTCGGTGGCCACACCTTCCGCCTCCCCGCCGTGCCTGCCAACATGAAGACCGTGGTGGATGAAAACATCTGCACATGGCTCGCGCAGAACGGCTATTTCTACGTGATGCACCGCTTCGATCTGGACAATGTCCAGTTCACCAAGGACATGCACGCCAAGGGCTGCTTTGCCTCGATCTCGCTGGGCGTCAAGCAGCCCGACTACGACACCGTCGACGAATTCGTGGGCGAAGGCATCACGCCCGAGTACATCACCATCGACATCGCCCACGGCCATGCCGACAGCGTGAAGAACATGATCGGCTACTTGAAGGAAAAGCTGCCCAAGTCCTTCGTGATCGCAGGCAACGTGGGCACGCCCGAAGCCGTGATCGATCTCGAAAACTGGGGCGCCGACGCCACCAAGGTCGGCATCGGCCCAGGCAAGGTCTGCATCACCAAGCTCAAGACCGGCTTCGGCACGGGCGGCTGGCAACTCTCTGCGCTCAAGTGGTGCGCGCGTGTGGCCACCAAGCCCATCATTGCCGACGGCGGCATCCGCAGCCACGGCGACATCGCCAAGAGCATCCGCTTTGGCGCCAGCATGGTGATGATCGGCTCGCTGTTTGCAGGCCACGAAGAATCGCCGGGCAAGACCGTCGAGGAAAACGGCCAGCGCTTCAAGGAATACTACGGCTCGGCATCCGACTTCAACAAGGGCGAGTACAAGCACGTCGAAGGCAAGCGCATTCTCGAACCGGTGAAGGGCAACCTTGCCAACACGCTGATCGAGATGGAGCAGGACGTGCAATCGTCGATCAGCTACGCGGGCGGCAAGAAGCTCATGGACATCCGCAAGGTGAACTACGTGATCCTCGGCGGCGACAACGCTGGCGAACATCTGCTCATGTGA